Genomic DNA from Brassica rapa cultivar Chiifu-401-42 chromosome A04, CAAS_Brap_v3.01, whole genome shotgun sequence:
AACACAAAGTTTACATCATAGTTCTGCCACTCAGAATGGTGACTAGTCAGATTCTACTTACTATAGTATAATAAAGATTAAACAAAGGGGAGAAGAAGCTTACACAAGCAGGTCATCTTTGGTAGCGAGTTTCAAAGAAGGGGTTTCTGTTTGAAGATTAGTGCTTTGGAGGTAACCCATTTTCCATTTTCATCTTGAGAACATGTTCATGCATCATGAAATCTTGGATCATGTTTGCAAACAATCTTACAGAAGCTATTACTAAATTTTAATCTTTGTTGTTTATGCAATAAAAGGTAGCAGGAAGGAACTAGCAAGAGACTGAGAGAGAAGCTTGTGACATTGAATCACTTGGTATTAGACAAACTGAGAGTCTTAAGACTCATAACAAAAGAGGTTAGAcaaataaaaatcttattttgcAAGAACAGTTTTGATTGCAAAACCTTTATACTTAATGTGAATATCAGAAAATTTTATACTTCTTAGAAAGTCGCACAACAAGAATCATATCTCCTTTCAGCTATATAGAGAATCACAATGTaataaataacaacaaaaatctATATCAGAAACATAAACTTTTCAatcttttctttcatgtttttaCCTGTTTATACTATTTTTCTTGCAATCACAAAGATCATAGagggatttgtgtttagtttcTGCGCCTGCAATCTCTTCGTATCTCGCCTTCGTTTTTAGTCAACACATTTATAGACCCCATCTTGCTCATGGAAAGAGCAAATGATTTCCGAAAATCCTCAAAACTCGCTGAGAACTCCTCAGAGATTTGCTTGGTGTCCTCGTTGTAAAGCAGCTGTTGATCTACTTCGAGAACAGATTTGTTTGCTAGAACCCTGGTGTAGAATGAGCTTGTGAAGCTGTGGTTTGAGCCTGAGTCCGGGTTTAGGTACACTAGCGGATCGGTCTGGCCTTTCTTGGTTCTTGGTGGACATTTATTTGCCATCTCAGAGAGGAAAGTCTTGTTCATAGTGGGGCTTGGTTTACCTGTCTTGTTGAAGTTATAGAGACGGTCAACGATGTAGCTGCAATGTGTTCTCCCCATTGAATGTGATCCTGGTTTATGAGGTTCAATTCAGTTAAACCGGTTCAAACTTAACCAAAACTAtagtaaaaactctataattaatatttaataacttAATAAAAAGTTGAGTTAAATCGATCAATATTcaaaatcgataaaataataaaataatattgtttagaaaattttgtcttattaaaatcataaatcaataatttatatatacatataagtacagacaaaaaattatatttactaatttTCTATTAACAATGTAattatatctatatttattAACACTTCAATATATTtcttcaatatattttgataatatttaataaaattataccTACAACCACATTTAAATTATATGTAACATATTTtgtgcacaataaataatataataaaagtaaTATGAAAGTCGACtttctaaaattcatatatatggcaaaatataatattctttattttataaaaatgtatattttctttttgtaaattaataactctaaaaattaataaaatatcataacattattaaattatagagtttttactgtaCCTTAAACAAACTGATTTGTTCTCCTTTATGTACAAACAAACCTTAATTCAATTTGAAACGCAAAGCAACTACTGACCTAGAAGTGTAGCCATGTCAAGAACATTTAAGCCTCTGGATTTGAAGTAAGCCATAGATGCATCCCATGAGATGGACGGTGATGGTAAGTCGACGGTTTGCTTATCAGACGTCAAGCCATCTCTTCTTCCTGTGAACACAGGATAAGATGGTGCACCTGCCTGTAGGAAACCATTTCCCCATACATGTCAGCTAGTCAGTATCCATATGTATATAGATAGAGGTAGAAAGAGAGATTGAAATGGAAGAAGATGTAACCAAATGAACAGCGTCTCGAGCTGCGAGGTTAAGAATGTCAGCACAAGAGACAATACCAGGACATCTTTGTTCCAACACTTTCTTGATTTTGTCTATGATCACGAACGCTCCAAGTCCTCTGTTTTGCGGCGCATTTCTCTCTGAGTTTGGACCTTCTAGAAGAACCGATGCATCGCATCCCTATCATTATATAGTGTCACACATACACACATTAACATATAATGTTTAAACGGTAAAATAAGATaagttcaaagaaaaaaaacgtaCGGTGACAAAGCAATCTGAGTAGAGGAGACGAAGGAGCTTCGGAGCAATGGTTGTATCATTCTTGTAAAGAATCTCAACTTGGTGCCTCACAAAGTTCTCAGCATTCTCGCAAGTGTTATAAACTTTGTAAAAATGCCACGTCAGTTTCTGCATGGACGGCCCCATCACGGCCGCCTCAGCCGTTCCAGGGAAGAGGCTGAGGGTTCCAATCGCCACCACCGCGAGGAAGATCTTCTTCATAACCATATCTCTCTCGGTGAAGCTGTTGAGTGGTATGGAGAAGACAAATAGATGTGATGTTGAGTACTAGTGAGGGGCTTATATATACTAGGGAGTTTGATATATAGATTGCGAAGGTGCCATCTCTGACTAGGATTGAGACAACTTTAtttactaaataatatataaaaattaattaagcaACAAGCTTTGCAAGCATAATAATCGGATCTTTGTTGAGTTTGTGTTAAGTACCGTGCAAGGTAAGTTGCCAGCCCGTAATGTCGTGTACCCATTTAATTTCTGTGCCGACGTTTTGAATATTTGTGGAGAAATAATTTGCATGAAATACttatgataaaaaaatgaatttttcacATAAAGATAGTCTACGTTTTGATATCTATATATGTACCAAAACATCTCTTTCTATGATATTTATACATATGCGCAAAAATAACAAATGGTATGCCAAAATTACTTAGGATACTAAAAGGCCGGGAAATTATCAGATCGGTTGGGTTAAAACTTTGATTGAGGGTTTAAGAGTTGATGGTTTGTGTATGAAGATTTTAGGTGACATGCATGTAAGAAGCAAAGGTCAAAAGAGAAAATAAGAAGACCCTAACACGACTGGagttttggatttttaaaatatgtactctttctttttcttttgaaacttactcctatttcttttctttttctttttttgaactgaACTTACTCCTATTTCTTTAAAACTACATAAAATAGTATGTGTGATAccttaaaatattaatcaagtgTGTGTATACTACACATGTATAAATTTTACGTTATGGTCATCAGATAGTGAAGCAACGTGTTATCATGTGATCTTAACTCGGATTGTGCGCGTTGTTTGATTTCCCATGCAGAAATATGAGATCCCA
This window encodes:
- the LOC103866074 gene encoding probable peroxidase 26, producing MVMKKIFLAVVAIGTLSLFPGTAEAAVMGPSMQKLTWHFYKVYNTCENAENFVRHQVEILYKNDTTIAPKLLRLLYSDCFVTGCDASVLLEGPNSERNAPQNRGLGAFVIIDKIKKVLEQRCPGIVSCADILNLAARDAVHLAGAPSYPVFTGRRDGLTSDKQTVDLPSPSISWDASMAYFKSRGLNVLDMATLLGSHSMGRTHCSYIVDRLYNFNKTGKPSPTMNKTFLSEMANKCPPRTKKGQTDPLVYLNPDSGSNHSFTSSFYTRVLANKSVLEVDQQLLYNEDTKQISEEFSASFEDFRKSFALSMSKMGSINVLTKNEGEIRRDCRRRN